In Pirellulales bacterium, the following proteins share a genomic window:
- a CDS encoding redox-sensing transcriptional repressor Rex produces MTSDDKGKSTDALPDGAVPKAVVNRLSLYLRELQHLVRDGHETTSSNQLGSLLGFSDAQVRKDLAYFGHFGYPGIGYRCDELIAAIRRILGTDHGWPVVMVGTGNLGQALLGYRGFGNQNFRIVAAFDIDSSKIGSTINGVPIHHLDDLPAIVKQHKIKLAMIVVPAAAAQTVADRLVSAGVEGIVNFAPVTITLPEGVSHVGVDLAIELEQLSFAVVNRRGLQA; encoded by the coding sequence ATGACGAGCGATGACAAAGGCAAATCGACCGACGCGCTCCCCGACGGCGCCGTTCCCAAGGCGGTCGTCAATCGGTTGAGCCTTTACCTGCGCGAATTGCAGCACCTCGTTCGCGACGGCCACGAGACGACCAGCTCGAACCAATTAGGCAGCTTGCTCGGATTCAGCGACGCCCAAGTTCGCAAAGACCTCGCCTATTTCGGCCATTTCGGCTATCCGGGCATCGGCTACCGCTGCGACGAGCTGATCGCCGCCATCCGCCGCATCCTGGGAACGGATCACGGCTGGCCGGTCGTCATGGTCGGCACCGGCAACCTCGGCCAGGCCCTGCTCGGCTATCGCGGATTCGGCAATCAGAACTTCCGGATCGTGGCGGCCTTCGACATCGATTCGTCAAAAATCGGCTCGACGATCAACGGCGTGCCGATCCATCACCTCGACGACCTGCCGGCGATCGTCAAGCAGCACAAGATCAAGCTGGCGATGATCGTCGTGCCGGCCGCCGCCGCCCAAACCGTGGCCGACCGCCTCGTGTCCGCCGGTGTCGAAGGGATCGTCAATTTCGCCCCAGTGACGATCACTCTGCCGGAGGGCGTCAGCCACGTGGGCGTCGATCTGGCGATCGAGCTGGAACAACTCAGCTTCGCCGTAGTCAACCGCCGCGGCTTGCAGGCGTAA